One genomic segment of Bacillota bacterium includes these proteins:
- a CDS encoding hybrid sensor histidine kinase/response regulator, with the protein MSTKILVGSSDPVLLKVLRQFLPDQHELIEVHSSHEVLHAAQEASVALIVLDLETLGLDGSLASRIIRNRSKTRHIPLIVLYLGEHQLVHTIDNCEGCIDYIAKPCKPEVLLWKVQGFLNFRCYLNQIKQEPHHDHLTTPQCQIPQDKDSICGPLEQFIQFNSCNLSNQLAACVAHEIKNPMTTMHALLDLARLTRSPLDHDKIEILISELDRINTILSNYLTINKVKRSERAEYHLEEIVEDMRYLLDAKGTREHKNIVYNLKACPPVYVNYNDITQLLLNLALNGLEAMDEAGKTLTITTRYEAHNVELVVRDQGPGIPREALNRIWEPFFTTKSGGSGLGLAICRSLAKRNDASLAVETSPRGTAFIISFVPVSAKKLVLD; encoded by the coding sequence TCTCCCGGATCAGCACGAACTGATTGAGGTTCATTCCAGCCATGAAGTGCTGCATGCAGCGCAGGAGGCTTCGGTAGCCCTAATTGTTCTTGATCTAGAAACCTTAGGACTTGATGGTAGTTTAGCATCAAGGATCATTCGCAACCGCAGCAAAACCAGGCACATTCCATTAATAGTGCTCTATCTGGGCGAACACCAGTTAGTCCATACCATTGACAACTGTGAGGGATGCATCGATTACATCGCCAAGCCCTGCAAGCCGGAAGTTCTGCTGTGGAAAGTACAGGGTTTTTTAAACTTCCGCTGTTATTTAAATCAGATTAAGCAGGAGCCGCACCATGATCACCTAACCACTCCTCAATGTCAAATACCTCAGGACAAGGATTCAATCTGCGGCCCTTTGGAACAGTTCATCCAATTTAACAGCTGCAATCTATCCAATCAACTGGCAGCCTGCGTCGCCCACGAAATCAAAAACCCCATGACCACAATGCACGCTCTCCTGGATCTCGCCAGATTAACCAGAAGCCCCCTCGATCATGATAAAATTGAAATACTGATCAGCGAACTCGACCGCATTAATACTATTTTATCTAACTATCTGACGATCAATAAAGTTAAACGCAGCGAAAGAGCAGAGTACCACCTCGAAGAAATTGTCGAGGATATGCGGTATCTCCTCGATGCAAAAGGTACACGCGAGCACAAAAACATTGTCTATAATCTTAAAGCTTGTCCGCCAGTTTATGTTAACTACAACGATATCACCCAGCTGCTCCTCAATCTTGCTCTTAACGGACTAGAAGCAATGGACGAAGCAGGTAAAACTCTTACCATTACAACTAGGTATGAGGCGCACAATGTGGAGCTGGTGGTCCGCGATCAGGGTCCGGGCATACCCCGAGAAGCGCTGAATAGAATCTGGGAACCCTTTTTCACTACCAAATCCGGCGGTTCCGGATTAGGATTAGCAATCTGCCGCTCTCTGGCTAAACGCAACGACGCGTCACTCGCGGTCGAAACTAGCCCCAGGGGTACAGCCTTTATTATCAGTTTTGTGCCTGTTTCAGCCAAGAAGTTAGTTCTTGATTAA
- the add gene encoding adenosine deaminase — protein MKTNDIWVKLPKVNLHHHLEGAIRLETFLEIASTHMLPIPVRTLEDAADYLQVSDEDKSLADFLVKVDRSLEVSKFPGVLERMAYEAVEDAYRQNVRYLEIRFGPWLHVTPERSLRNVIEETLSGINQACSRYPITARLIVCALRQHEPKQNLILARTAAEYIEQGAAGFDIAGDEAAYPADIFAEAFKTAKKSGLGITVHAGEVGDGSRVLEAIEVLGADRIGHGIQIADNTSLMEAVKKAGVTLEVCPTSNVHTRAVPELAVHPIRRLYDWGVKVSLGDDDPTTSSITISSEYELIGEQFNFTPAEIAAIVLTGAEAAFLPAEQKHKLVTELNQELTSWLKQAQN, from the coding sequence ATGAAAACCAATGATATTTGGGTAAAACTGCCGAAAGTAAATCTGCATCACCACTTGGAAGGTGCGATTCGGCTGGAGACTTTTTTGGAGATAGCATCTACCCACATGCTTCCGATTCCAGTGCGAACTTTAGAGGATGCAGCAGATTATCTGCAGGTTTCTGATGAGGACAAAAGCCTGGCCGATTTTCTGGTTAAAGTTGACCGCTCCCTTGAGGTGTCTAAATTTCCGGGAGTTTTAGAGCGGATGGCCTATGAAGCGGTTGAAGATGCTTACCGGCAGAATGTGCGCTATTTAGAGATCAGGTTTGGTCCCTGGCTCCATGTGACGCCGGAGCGTTCCCTTAGAAATGTAATTGAAGAAACGCTTTCCGGGATCAATCAGGCTTGCAGCAGGTATCCGATTACCGCCCGCTTGATTGTCTGTGCCCTTAGACAGCATGAGCCCAAGCAGAATCTGATCCTTGCTAGAACTGCTGCGGAATATATCGAGCAGGGTGCAGCCGGCTTTGACATTGCGGGAGATGAAGCGGCATATCCTGCCGATATTTTTGCCGAGGCATTCAAGACAGCTAAGAAAAGTGGACTGGGTATTACTGTTCACGCGGGAGAAGTCGGCGATGGCAGCCGCGTCTTGGAGGCGATTGAAGTTTTGGGCGCTGATCGGATCGGTCACGGTATTCAGATAGCGGATAACACAAGCTTAATGGAGGCAGTAAAAAAGGCGGGCGTCACACTGGAAGTGTGTCCCACCAGCAATGTCCACACGCGGGCGGTGCCGGAGCTGGCTGTCCATCCCATTCGCAGACTATATGATTGGGGAGTAAAAGTGAGTCTCGGTGATGATGATCCTACCACATCCTCCATCACGATTTCTTCAGAGTACGAGCTGATTGGGGAGCAGTTTAATTTTACGCCTGCTGAAATCGCTGCGATTGTCCTGACCGGAGCGGAGGCCGCGTTCTTACCAGCAGAGCAGAAACACAAGCTGGTTACCGAACTTAATCAAGAACTAACTTCTTGGCTGAAACAGGCACAAAACTGA